AGCTTTGGGCTGGCGGTACATATTCCTGATCAATGTCCCGATCGGCATCGTGGTGTTCATCGCGGCCTTCAAAATGCTGAAACTGGAGGAGAGGTGCGAGAACTGCCTGAGGATCGACTACCCCGGGGCGGTCCTTTGGATCACATCGGTGGTAACATTGATGCTGTTCCTGGGGCAGGTAGCCGGGGAGGGAACGATCAGCGTGGTCGGTGGGATCTACGCCCTCCTCTTCGCGGTCTTGCTCATCGGCTTCGTCCTGTGGGAGAAACGGGCCTCGCTGCCGATGCTGGACATCAGCGTGTTCCGGGTGAGGCGGTTCACCTTGACCGGGGTTAGCATGATGCTTTTCTTCACCTCGTCCATAATGGTCACGGCGTTGGGCCCGTTCTATTTCGAGGGGGTCCTGGGCTACTCGCCGGAACAGGTGGGTCTGATATTCATGGTCCTCCCCGCCGTTCTGGTGTTCGGGGCTCCGATCACCGGCAAGATGTACGACAAGACGCATTCGAAGTACTATAGCCCGGCCGGGCACCTGATCCGCGCGGTCTCCCTGTTCCTGATGGCGTTCGCCTTCGTGAGCACGAACCTGATGCTGGTGCTGGCGGCGTTCTTCATCATGGGGGTCGGGAGCGCATTGTTCCAAAGCCCGAACAACACCGAGGTGATGGTCGCCCTTCCGAGGGAGAAGGCCGGCATAGCTTCCAGCATGTCCGCCACGCTAAGGAACCTCGGCATGGCCTTGGGCGTCTCATTGGGGACCATACTGCTCACCCTGCAGATGGGTGCGGTCAGCGTCAGCAACATCGAAGGCGGAGCGGGAACCTCGGAACTGGCCAGTGCGGTCGGCATCATCATGGTGGTCAGCGGCATCATCAGCCTGGCCGGGGCGGTGCTTTCCCTCAAAGGGAACACGGTCGGGCCCGGCCAGTGATATCCTCACAGGACATCGCCTGGCGTCGAACGATTCAATCATATTTGCCCAGGGACATGCGGATCGGGTCGAAGAGCTCCTTCGCTTCCTTCTTGGTGAGCATCTTCTTCTTCACCGCCAGCGCCGGAACGGAGACACCCGTTTCCGTCGATTCCTTCACCAGCTCCGCCGCCCTCAAGTATCCGATCCGTTCGCTCAGCAATGTGGCCAGTATCGGATTCGTCTCGATGTACGAAGCGCACCTTGCCGTGTTCGCGGTGATGCCGTCGACGCACCTCTCCCGGAAGTCCGGCAGATAGCGTATCAGCAGGTTCAGCGACTCTAGGATGTCGTAGGTCATCACTGGGGTCATGACGTTCAGCTCGAGCTGTCCTGCCTGTGCCGCCATAACGGTGGTGGCGTCGTTTCCAAGCACCTGGAAGCAGACCATGTCAAGGCATTCGGCCATCACCGGGTTCACCTTTCCCGGCATCATTGACGATCCCGGTTGCACAGCTGGCAGCGTCAGCTCTGCCAATCCCGTGGTGGGGCCCGAGTTGAGCAGGCGTAGGTCGTTGGCTATGCGGATCAGTTCAAGAGCCAGCTCACGCAGCGATGAGGAGAAGGCGAGCATCTGTGAGCGGGACTGGAGCGCTTCGAACGGATCCCGGGCAGAGATGAAGAGCCGGTGGGAAAGCATCGAGAGGTTCTCGATCACCAGGTTGCGGTACCCGTTCCCGGTGTTGGCCCCGGTGCCCACCGCCGAGCCTCCGATCGACAGTTCCAACAGGTCATCCAGACGCTGTCCGATCCTTCCCCGGGCCCTGCGGACCGCCGAGGCATAGGCGCCGAACTCGTTCCCCATCCTGATGGGCAGGGCGTCCATGAGATGGGTCCGACCTGACTTGGCAACCTGCCTAAGCTCGATACCTTTTTTCTCAAAGGATGAGGAGAGTGCGTCCAGCTCCCGGAGCAGCTCGTCCCCCTTGTCCAGGATGGCCATGTGGGAGGCGGTGGGGTAAGTGTCGTTGGTGCTCTGGGACATGTTGACATGGTCGTTCGGGCCTATGATCCTGTAGTCCCCTCTTGAGAAGCCCATGATCTCCAGGGCCAGATTGCAGACGACCTCGTTCACGTTCATGTTGAACGAGGTTCCGGCGCCCGCCTGGAAGACATCGACCGGGAATTGGT
The window above is part of the Methanomassiliicoccales archaeon genome. Proteins encoded here:
- a CDS encoding DHA2 family efflux MFS transporter permease subunit; this encodes MTGTLARGEERRKYIILAIVLTGVFMSVLDSVVVNIALPSITTNFLVKVSDSQWVITIYLVVQTSLLIFFGRIAEYTGKAKMFIMGLGLFTVSSFLCGISAGLDQLILFRIMQGIGASMLFSIAAAINFQTFSHQERGRVMGFLGSTVAGASMVGPVLGGFIVGALGWRYIFLINVPIGIVVFIAAFKMLKLEERCENCLRIDYPGAVLWITSVVTLMLFLGQVAGEGTISVVGGIYALLFAVLLIGFVLWEKRASLPMLDISVFRVRRFTLTGVSMMLFFTSSIMVTALGPFYFEGVLGYSPEQVGLIFMVLPAVLVFGAPITGKMYDKTHSKYYSPAGHLIRAVSLFLMAFAFVSTNLMLVLAAFFIMGVGSALFQSPNNTEVMVALPREKAGIASSMSATLRNLGMALGVSLGTILLTLQMGAVSVSNIEGGAGTSELASAVGIIMVVSGIISLAGAVLSLKGNTVGPGQ
- a CDS encoding aspartate ammonia-lyase gives rise to the protein MRKERDSLGEMELPDDAIYGVQTKRAMDNFRASGLPARIEMVRAYVTVKKAAAMANMEIGDLEEEIGIAIVTACNEILDGRHMDQFPVDVFQAGAGTSFNMNVNEVVCNLALEIMGFSRGDYRIIGPNDHVNMSQSTNDTYPTASHMAILDKGDELLRELDALSSSFEKKGIELRQVAKSGRTHLMDALPIRMGNEFGAYASAVRRARGRIGQRLDDLLELSIGGSAVGTGANTGNGYRNLVIENLSMLSHRLFISARDPFEALQSRSQMLAFSSSLRELALELIRIANDLRLLNSGPTTGLAELTLPAVQPGSSMMPGKVNPVMAECLDMVCFQVLGNDATTVMAAQAGQLELNVMTPVMTYDILESLNLLIRYLPDFRERCVDGITANTARCASYIETNPILATLLSERIGYLRAAELVKESTETGVSVPALAVKKKMLTKKEAKELFDPIRMSLGKYD